From the Alloalcanivorax dieselolei B5 genome, one window contains:
- a CDS encoding membrane-bound PQQ-dependent dehydrogenase, glucose/quinate/shikimate family: protein MIRVVIALLMLLLGLAMAAGGGWLVSLNGSPYYLMAGSVLVLCALLLLMKRRSALGLYALLLVGTLGWSLWEAGLDWWALAPRGALLVLFGLLLVIPGVTSPIRGGRAPLLLAVLLSTAVAAVGYYQDPHDLNGELPGPVSPDAGHSELVPKGDWHAYGRTALGQRYSPLTQITPDNVTRLRRAWVFHTGDTDTTTFEATPLKVGDTLYLCTPRHELIALDATTGVERWRFDPDIEPELNRRRQICRGVAYFPGHRQPPLATVERTNPQPEEMLAATGSERDSLIDPEDLHCEKRLFLPTADARLIALDADTGERCARFGDNGEVNLWNGMPNPEPPLYYPSSPPAVTDQLVIIGGLISDNVSVSQPSGVIRAYDVDDGRLVWNWDPGNPERTEPLPEGETYSASSPNSWSVASVDEALGMVYLPMGNHTPDQWGEQRDPDAERFSSSVVALDLATGKVRWVFQTVRHDLWDMDVPAQPSLLDLDTPQGRVPVLVQPTKQGDVYVLDRRTGDPVLPVREQPAPASLGYQTVATSQPSSALNFNPPPLREQDMWGATPVDQLFCRIRFRQLQYQGRYTPPSEQGSLIYPGNFGVFNWGALAVDPVRQVAFTSPSYLAYVSTLVPRKDDHSRHVSSRGPGANENYGAPYAVKMKPFLSPLGLPCQQPPWGYVAGADLRTGEVVWRHRNGTIGYPSPIALPVTIGVPDIGGPIITAGGVAFMSGGLDNHVRAYDLTSGRTLWEDRLPVGGHATPMTYLDDTGRQILLVVAGGHSAIGTRGRSRDAVIAYVLDDAPAENDADPVR, encoded by the coding sequence GTGATTCGTGTGGTGATCGCCCTGCTGATGTTACTGCTGGGTCTGGCCATGGCCGCCGGCGGCGGCTGGCTGGTGTCCCTGAACGGCAGCCCCTATTACCTGATGGCCGGCTCGGTGCTGGTGCTTTGCGCCTTGCTGCTGCTGATGAAACGGCGCAGCGCCCTGGGCCTGTACGCCCTGCTGCTGGTCGGCACCCTCGGTTGGAGCCTGTGGGAGGCAGGACTGGACTGGTGGGCCCTGGCGCCGCGCGGCGCATTGCTGGTGCTGTTTGGTTTGCTGCTGGTGATTCCCGGCGTGACGTCCCCGATCCGGGGCGGGCGCGCGCCCTTGCTGCTGGCGGTCTTGCTGAGCACGGCGGTTGCCGCTGTCGGCTACTATCAGGACCCCCATGATCTGAACGGAGAGCTGCCCGGCCCGGTCAGCCCGGACGCCGGCCACTCCGAGTTGGTACCCAAAGGAGACTGGCACGCCTACGGACGTACCGCCTTGGGCCAGCGGTATTCGCCATTGACGCAAATCACCCCCGACAACGTGACCCGGTTGCGCCGGGCCTGGGTATTCCATACCGGCGATACCGACACCACCACGTTCGAGGCCACGCCGCTGAAAGTGGGCGACACCCTGTACCTGTGCACGCCGCGCCATGAGCTGATCGCGCTGGACGCCACCACCGGCGTGGAACGCTGGCGTTTCGATCCCGACATCGAACCGGAGCTCAATCGCCGGCGCCAGATCTGTCGCGGCGTGGCTTATTTCCCCGGCCATCGTCAGCCACCGCTGGCCACGGTGGAACGCACCAATCCACAGCCGGAGGAAATGCTCGCCGCCACCGGCAGTGAACGGGACAGCCTGATCGATCCGGAAGATCTGCATTGTGAAAAACGGCTGTTCCTGCCCACCGCCGACGCCCGCCTCATCGCGCTCGATGCGGATACCGGTGAACGGTGCGCCCGGTTTGGCGACAACGGCGAAGTAAACCTTTGGAACGGCATGCCCAATCCCGAGCCGCCGCTCTACTATCCATCCTCACCACCGGCGGTCACTGACCAGTTGGTGATCATCGGCGGCCTGATCAGCGACAACGTTTCCGTCTCCCAGCCCTCCGGTGTCATCCGCGCCTACGATGTGGACGACGGCCGGCTGGTGTGGAACTGGGACCCCGGCAACCCGGAACGGACCGAACCGCTACCGGAGGGCGAAACCTACAGCGCCAGCAGTCCCAACAGTTGGTCGGTGGCCAGCGTCGACGAAGCTCTGGGCATGGTCTATCTGCCCATGGGCAATCACACTCCGGATCAATGGGGGGAACAGCGCGACCCCGATGCCGAACGCTTCAGTTCCTCGGTGGTGGCGCTGGATCTGGCCACCGGCAAGGTGCGCTGGGTGTTTCAGACCGTGCGCCACGATCTCTGGGACATGGATGTACCGGCACAGCCCAGCCTGCTGGACCTGGACACCCCCCAGGGCCGCGTGCCGGTGCTGGTGCAACCGACCAAGCAGGGCGACGTCTATGTGCTCGACCGCCGCACCGGCGATCCGGTGCTGCCGGTGCGCGAACAGCCGGCGCCGGCCAGTCTCGGTTATCAGACCGTGGCCACCAGCCAGCCCAGCTCCGCCCTCAACTTCAATCCACCGCCGTTGCGTGAGCAAGACATGTGGGGCGCCACGCCGGTGGATCAATTATTTTGCCGCATCCGCTTTCGCCAGCTTCAGTACCAAGGCCGTTATACACCACCTTCGGAACAAGGAAGCCTGATTTACCCGGGAAACTTCGGCGTATTCAATTGGGGCGCCCTGGCGGTGGATCCGGTCCGCCAGGTGGCGTTCACCTCGCCCTCCTATCTCGCCTACGTCTCCACTCTGGTTCCCAGAAAAGACGACCATAGCCGCCATGTTTCCTCACGGGGGCCCGGCGCCAACGAAAACTATGGCGCCCCCTATGCGGTGAAGATGAAACCGTTCCTGTCGCCACTGGGCCTGCCCTGCCAGCAACCGCCCTGGGGTTACGTGGCCGGCGCCGATCTGCGTACCGGCGAAGTGGTATGGCGTCATCGCAACGGCACCATCGGCTACCCGTCACCGATCGCGTTGCCGGTGACGATCGGCGTGCCGGATATCGGCGGACCGATCATCACCGCCGGCGGCGTGGCGTTCATGAGCGGCGGCCTGGACAACCACGTGCGCGCCTACGACCTCACCAGCGGGCGCACGCTGTGGGAAGACCGCCTGCCCGTCGGCGGCCATGCCACACCGATGACCTATCTGGACGACACCGGCCGGCAGATACTGCTGGTGGTGGCTGGCGGCCACAGCGCCATCGGTACCCGGGGCCGGAGCCGTGATGCCGTGATCGCTTATGTGCTGGATGACGCGCCAGCGGAAAACGACGCCGATCCAGTTCGCTGA
- a CDS encoding AMP-binding protein, whose product MTESYTRGPRDKTLLTSTIGDAFDNTVAAYGEREALVASHQQLRYSWNQLAEEVERYARAFMALGLQPGDRLGIWAPNCAEWCITQFASAKMGAILVNINPAYRLNELEYALKQSGCRWLVCADNFKTSDYQSMLTELVPELASSRPGDVHSEVLPELRGVVSLADQPPAGFMSWRELGALSESVAVDDLKQRQAGLKPDDPINIQYTSGTTGFPKGATLSHRNILNNGYMVAESMGFTERDRLVIPVPLYHCFGMVMGNLGCMTHGSTMIYPAPGFDPEATLEAVASERATALYGVPTMFIAELGHPRIKEFDLSSLRTGIMAGATCPIEVMRRVISEMHMEEVQIAYGMTETSPVSLQTGADDELERRVSTVGRTQPHLETKVVDEQGNTVPRGEIGELCTRGYSVMLGYWNNPDATAGAIDDDGWMHTGDLAVMDDAGYVRIVGRSKDMIIRGGENIYPREIEEFLYTHPAVVDVQVIGIPDDKYGEEIVAWVKLKSGEQADAEVLRDYCKNRIAHFKTPRHFKFVDDFPMTVTGKIQKFRMREISIEEVRVTVTES is encoded by the coding sequence ATGACGGAGTCCTATACCCGTGGGCCGCGGGACAAGACGCTGCTGACCTCCACCATTGGCGATGCCTTTGACAATACGGTGGCCGCATACGGTGAACGGGAGGCGCTGGTGGCCAGTCATCAGCAGCTTCGTTACTCCTGGAATCAACTGGCCGAGGAAGTGGAACGCTATGCCCGCGCTTTCATGGCCCTTGGTCTGCAACCCGGTGATCGTCTTGGTATCTGGGCGCCAAACTGCGCCGAATGGTGCATTACCCAGTTCGCCAGCGCCAAAATGGGTGCCATCCTGGTCAACATCAATCCCGCCTACCGCCTCAATGAGCTGGAATACGCGCTAAAGCAATCCGGTTGCCGCTGGCTGGTCTGCGCCGATAACTTCAAGACCTCGGATTACCAGAGCATGTTGACGGAACTGGTGCCGGAGCTGGCATCGTCCCGTCCCGGGGACGTGCACAGCGAAGTCTTGCCTGAGTTGCGTGGTGTGGTCAGCCTCGCCGATCAGCCACCCGCGGGCTTCATGAGCTGGCGGGAACTGGGTGCGCTGTCGGAATCGGTGGCGGTGGACGATCTCAAGCAGCGCCAGGCCGGCCTCAAGCCCGATGACCCGATCAACATCCAGTACACCTCCGGTACCACCGGCTTTCCCAAGGGCGCCACGCTCAGCCACCGCAACATCCTCAATAACGGCTATATGGTGGCCGAGAGCATGGGCTTTACCGAACGTGACCGGCTGGTGATCCCGGTACCGCTTTATCATTGCTTCGGCATGGTGATGGGGAATCTCGGTTGCATGACCCATGGCAGCACCATGATCTATCCGGCGCCGGGCTTTGACCCCGAAGCCACGCTGGAAGCGGTGGCCAGTGAACGGGCCACCGCCCTGTACGGCGTGCCCACCATGTTCATCGCCGAGCTGGGGCATCCGCGTATCAAGGAATTTGATCTTTCCTCCCTGCGCACCGGCATCATGGCCGGCGCTACCTGTCCCATTGAAGTGATGCGGCGGGTGATCAGCGAAATGCACATGGAGGAGGTGCAAATCGCCTATGGCATGACCGAGACCAGCCCGGTATCACTGCAAACCGGTGCCGATGATGAGCTGGAGCGCCGTGTCTCCACCGTTGGCCGCACGCAGCCGCACCTGGAAACCAAGGTTGTCGACGAGCAGGGCAACACCGTGCCACGTGGCGAAATCGGCGAGCTGTGCACCCGGGGCTACAGTGTGATGCTGGGCTATTGGAACAATCCGGACGCCACCGCCGGTGCCATCGACGATGACGGCTGGATGCACACCGGAGATCTGGCGGTGATGGATGACGCCGGCTATGTCCGCATCGTGGGGCGCAGCAAGGACATGATCATTCGCGGTGGCGAGAATATTTATCCCCGTGAAATCGAGGAGTTTCTGTACACCCATCCCGCCGTGGTCGACGTCCAGGTGATCGGTATCCCCGACGACAAGTACGGTGAGGAGATCGTCGCCTGGGTGAAGTTGAAAAGCGGGGAACAGGCCGACGCCGAGGTGTTGCGTGACTACTGCAAGAATCGCATCGCCCATTTCAAGACTCCCCGGCATTTCAAATTCGTGGACGATTTCCCGATGACGGTGACCGGCAAGATCCAGAAATTCCGTATGCGTGAGATCAGCATCGAAGAGGTTCGCGTCACCGTTACCGAATCCTGA
- a CDS encoding NAD(P)/FAD-dependent oxidoreductase, whose amino-acid sequence MSKPKILVVGGGAGGLPLVTQLGRKLGKRGRADITLVDTSNIHVWKPRYHEVATGAIDADLDAVDYRAHARLNHYRFEPGTLTRVDAAARTVTLAAMNGPDGEEVLPERQLDYDYLVLAIGSQSNDFGTPGVRQHCLFMDTRTQAERFRERFLNTCLHANYRNDPVSVAIVGGGATGVELAAEIHHAVAMLKLYGHEHLDRKQLRVTVVEALPRILPALSERVSAAATERLQALGVSVRTGVMVAQATEQALVTKDGEEIKADLMVWAAGVKGPDIFGQLEGFTVTRVNQIEVEPNLLAKGHDNIFVIGDSAFLIPEGAERPIPPRAQSAQQMAHHTARNLVRLLNNQEQKPFEYKDHGSLVSLSNYSSVGMLMGNLKGGNFFVEGWLARIMYVALYRMHQAALYGWPRTIMLLTAGRFSRLVRPRLKLH is encoded by the coding sequence ATGAGCAAACCCAAGATCCTGGTAGTAGGAGGCGGTGCCGGCGGCCTGCCGCTGGTCACCCAACTCGGGCGCAAACTGGGCAAGCGCGGCCGCGCCGACATCACCCTGGTCGATACCAGCAACATCCATGTGTGGAAACCGCGCTATCACGAGGTGGCTACTGGCGCCATCGACGCCGACCTGGACGCCGTGGACTACCGCGCCCATGCCCGGCTCAATCATTACCGGTTCGAACCGGGCACCCTGACCCGCGTGGATGCCGCCGCACGGACCGTTACCCTGGCGGCGATGAACGGCCCGGACGGCGAAGAGGTGCTGCCCGAACGGCAACTCGACTACGACTACCTGGTGCTCGCCATCGGCAGCCAGAGCAATGACTTCGGCACTCCCGGCGTGCGCCAGCACTGCCTGTTCATGGATACCCGCACCCAGGCGGAACGCTTTCGCGAGCGCTTCCTGAACACTTGTCTGCACGCCAACTACCGCAATGATCCAGTGTCCGTGGCGATTGTCGGCGGCGGCGCCACCGGCGTGGAACTGGCGGCGGAAATCCATCACGCGGTGGCCATGCTCAAGCTCTACGGCCACGAACACCTGGACCGCAAACAGCTGCGCGTCACCGTGGTCGAGGCGCTGCCGCGGATTCTGCCCGCTCTTAGTGAGCGGGTATCCGCCGCCGCCACCGAACGGCTGCAGGCACTCGGCGTATCGGTCCGTACCGGCGTGATGGTGGCGCAGGCCACCGAGCAGGCGCTGGTCACCAAGGACGGCGAGGAGATCAAGGCCGACCTGATGGTGTGGGCGGCGGGTGTCAAAGGCCCGGATATTTTCGGACAGTTGGAAGGCTTCACCGTCACTCGCGTCAATCAGATCGAGGTGGAACCGAATCTGCTGGCCAAGGGCCACGACAATATCTTCGTCATCGGCGACAGCGCCTTCCTTATACCGGAAGGGGCGGAACGGCCGATTCCGCCGCGCGCGCAATCGGCGCAGCAAATGGCCCACCACACCGCCCGTAATCTGGTTCGGTTGCTCAACAATCAGGAGCAGAAACCCTTCGAGTACAAAGACCACGGTTCACTGGTGTCGCTGTCCAACTACAGTTCCGTTGGCATGCTGATGGGCAATCTGAAGGGCGGCAACTTTTTCGTCGAAGGCTGGCTGGCCCGGATCATGTACGTGGCGTTATACCGCATGCATCAGGCCGCGCTGTATGGCTGGCCACGGACGATCATGCTGCTCACCGCGGGCCGCTTCAGCCGCCTGGTGCGGCCGCGTCTGAAGCTGCATTGA
- a CDS encoding YihY/virulence factor BrkB family protein → MQKIKDIVLYWFGILKASVGYWLRGDALIHAGALAFFTLFSIAPVVILAVQVIGLVMSTDAAMQQIMSLLEDNVGAEAAQAVAEAVARTRITDGGLLPTIIGVGAMLVGATTVFAQMQRSLNNIWDIAPRPSRNTVFALIKNRLLSLTVVLSIGFVMMVSLLLSVITQALMVFAQEWLPVPGVLMVAVETLVSITVITLLFATIFKVLPDAILSWRDVLLGALVTALLFILGRFLIALYLSHTATASTYGAAGSLVLLLLWVYYSSLILLFGAAVTRARAEARNSTVRPRATAVRVRRILEDQ, encoded by the coding sequence ATGCAGAAAATCAAGGACATCGTCCTCTACTGGTTCGGTATTCTCAAAGCCTCCGTCGGCTATTGGTTAAGAGGTGATGCCCTGATCCACGCCGGCGCGCTGGCGTTCTTCACGTTGTTCTCCATCGCGCCGGTGGTGATTCTGGCGGTTCAGGTGATCGGGCTGGTGATGAGCACCGATGCCGCCATGCAACAGATCATGAGTCTGCTGGAAGACAATGTCGGTGCCGAAGCCGCCCAGGCGGTAGCGGAAGCGGTGGCGCGTACCCGCATCACCGACGGTGGCCTGTTGCCCACCATCATCGGCGTCGGCGCCATGCTGGTCGGTGCCACCACGGTCTTCGCGCAGATGCAGCGTTCACTCAACAACATCTGGGATATTGCCCCCCGCCCGTCACGCAACACCGTGTTCGCGCTGATCAAGAACCGGCTGCTGTCGCTTACCGTGGTCCTCTCCATCGGTTTCGTGATGATGGTGTCGCTGCTGCTCAGCGTGATCACCCAGGCGCTGATGGTGTTCGCCCAGGAATGGCTGCCCGTGCCCGGCGTATTGATGGTGGCGGTGGAAACCCTGGTATCGATCACCGTGATCACGCTGCTGTTCGCTACCATCTTCAAGGTGTTGCCGGACGCCATCCTGAGTTGGCGCGACGTACTGCTCGGCGCACTGGTCACCGCCTTGCTGTTCATCCTTGGCCGCTTCCTGATCGCGCTGTACCTTTCCCACACCGCCACCGCCTCCACTTATGGCGCCGCCGGTTCCCTGGTGTTGCTGTTGTTGTGGGTGTACTACTCGTCGCTGATTCTGCTGTTCGGCGCCGCCGTCACCCGCGCCCGCGCGGAAGCCCGTAACAGCACCGTCCGCCCGCGCGCCACGGCGGTACGGGTACGGCGCATACTGGAAGATCAATAA
- a CDS encoding TonB-dependent receptor, which translates to MTCFSRFRHLPLTLSLCGVVAGAAMVGAPAMAQESAGTRLYQVAAGPLDGALAEFAGAAGLTLVIDGRLTEGKRSAGLSGQYSPLEGLSVLLAGSGLEAVAQGNGSYRLRARPPRAGSPHTLEKVTVTSASAAGQAVDVTNAPASISVITREELEGKAYRDITEALQAVPGVYVDDGPSGKGGTEEISIRGMDSKYTLILVDGKPQGSGQGYYNGFGAGAEYGWLPPVSAIERIEVIRGPMSSLYGSDALGGVINVITKKTPDQWSGSVTLDRVMQESHDAGDYHQNRYYLSGPLLQDHLSFTVFGSRYVRDEDDIPSGYRDLDRDNTTVRLGWTPSERQSLQLEAGYATQDIVGTAARTGSDSELNTVRRHQALSHDLAWGNGFTTKSYVQHEEMLNRTQSALYERTTANTATVLPFDRHVMTVGAQYRLQKTENPARAINKANLERWDAALFAEDQWFISDPLSLTGGLRWVKDENYGSEVVPRAYAVYALSPAFTVKGGVSAGYRTPDLKQGDSNWVEGGGGPSTDGGDIGNSDLKPEKSVTYELAGLWQGRNGIETSVTVFHTDYKDKIEKPLICDRVSGTDTDCLYQGYDYEKLYQYTNVDEARVRGVEVTFGFPLRHDMRVHTNYTFTDSEQLSGDNKGNPLNDQPRHRANIAFDWQATDNARIWSKARFKGRAEQVAGRGGLTERYPSYTLVDTGMQYQLSELVSVYGGVYNLFDKEVDNDSYGRVLDGRRYNAGITVRF; encoded by the coding sequence ATGACGTGTTTTTCCCGTTTTCGACATCTGCCGCTGACGCTATCCCTGTGTGGCGTGGTGGCCGGGGCGGCCATGGTTGGTGCGCCTGCGATGGCCCAGGAAAGCGCCGGCACCCGCCTCTACCAGGTGGCTGCCGGGCCGTTGGACGGCGCCCTGGCTGAATTCGCCGGTGCCGCTGGCCTGACCCTGGTGATCGATGGCCGTCTTACCGAGGGCAAGCGCAGCGCCGGATTGAGCGGTCAGTACTCGCCGCTGGAAGGCTTGAGCGTGCTGCTGGCCGGTTCCGGACTGGAGGCGGTGGCCCAGGGGAATGGCAGCTATCGCCTGCGGGCGCGTCCGCCGCGGGCCGGTTCCCCTCACACTCTGGAAAAAGTCACCGTCACGTCCGCCTCCGCAGCCGGGCAGGCGGTGGATGTGACCAACGCCCCGGCCAGTATTTCGGTGATTACCCGCGAGGAACTGGAAGGCAAGGCGTATCGCGACATCACCGAGGCACTGCAGGCGGTACCCGGTGTGTACGTGGACGACGGCCCGTCCGGCAAGGGCGGCACGGAAGAAATTTCCATTCGCGGCATGGATTCCAAGTACACCCTGATCTTGGTGGACGGCAAACCACAGGGGTCGGGACAGGGCTATTACAACGGTTTCGGCGCCGGTGCCGAGTACGGTTGGCTGCCGCCGGTTTCCGCCATCGAACGTATCGAAGTGATTCGCGGGCCCATGTCCTCACTGTACGGCTCCGACGCCTTGGGGGGCGTCATCAACGTCATCACCAAAAAAACACCGGACCAGTGGAGCGGTTCGGTGACGCTGGATCGGGTCATGCAGGAAAGCCACGACGCCGGCGATTACCATCAGAACCGCTACTATCTGAGCGGGCCGCTGCTCCAGGATCACCTGTCGTTCACCGTGTTCGGCTCCCGCTATGTGCGTGACGAAGACGATATCCCCAGCGGATACCGTGACCTGGATCGTGACAACACCACGGTGCGGCTGGGCTGGACCCCGAGTGAGCGCCAGTCCCTGCAACTGGAGGCCGGGTATGCCACCCAGGATATTGTCGGTACGGCGGCGCGCACCGGCAGCGACAGCGAATTGAACACGGTGCGGCGCCATCAGGCGCTGTCCCATGATCTCGCCTGGGGCAACGGTTTCACCACCAAGAGCTATGTGCAGCATGAGGAGATGCTGAACCGTACTCAGAGCGCGCTGTACGAACGCACCACCGCCAACACCGCCACGGTGCTGCCGTTCGATCGCCATGTGATGACGGTGGGCGCCCAGTACCGTTTGCAGAAAACCGAAAACCCGGCCCGCGCCATCAACAAAGCGAATCTGGAGCGTTGGGACGCGGCGTTGTTCGCCGAGGACCAGTGGTTCATCAGTGACCCGCTGTCTCTCACCGGTGGCCTGCGTTGGGTCAAGGACGAGAACTATGGCAGCGAAGTAGTACCTCGTGCCTACGCGGTCTATGCGTTGTCGCCGGCCTTCACCGTGAAAGGCGGCGTCAGCGCCGGCTATCGCACGCCGGATCTTAAACAGGGCGATTCCAACTGGGTGGAAGGCGGAGGTGGCCCGTCCACCGACGGCGGCGACATCGGCAATTCCGACCTGAAACCGGAAAAGAGTGTTACCTATGAACTGGCGGGGTTGTGGCAGGGCCGTAACGGCATCGAAACCAGCGTCACCGTGTTTCACACCGACTACAAGGACAAAATCGAGAAGCCGCTGATCTGTGATCGCGTCAGTGGAACGGACACCGACTGCCTCTATCAAGGCTACGATTACGAAAAACTGTATCAGTACACCAACGTGGACGAGGCCCGGGTGCGAGGTGTGGAAGTGACGTTCGGCTTCCCACTACGCCATGACATGCGCGTGCACACCAACTACACCTTCACCGACAGCGAGCAGCTTTCCGGTGATAACAAAGGCAACCCGCTCAACGATCAGCCCCGTCATCGCGCCAACATCGCCTTCGACTGGCAGGCCACCGACAACGCCCGGATCTGGTCCAAGGCGCGGTTCAAGGGCCGTGCCGAGCAGGTGGCCGGACGCGGCGGCCTGACCGAGCGCTACCCCAGCTATACGCTGGTGGATACGGGTATGCAGTATCAGCTTTCCGAACTGGTGAGCGTGTACGGCGGTGTCTATAACCTGTTCGACAAGGAAGTGGACAACGATAGTTATGGCCGGGTGCTGGATGGCCGGCGTTATAACGCCGGCATTACCGTGCGGTTCTGA
- a CDS encoding lytic murein transglycosylase, whose protein sequence is MPRPFLFTVPALLFGLIAGAHALEQEDFRACLGELEQKAIEDGIDPQLVRQRIPALTLQTRVVELDRKQPEFTSSFADYYGRRVTTQRIKQGRELRRQHADLLAKVEAEYGVPAAYLLSFWGLETNYGGFYGNTPVLDALATLACEGRRGAFFTAELMNALRIVEEGAITVPQMEGSWAGAMGHVQFMPSTFLRYAVDGDGDGRRDLWHSLPDALSSAANFLNALGWRTGERWGREVWLPDQFDYGLAGLDESWPLSYWRERNVRLPNGQPLPDAPMNASLLLPSGAQGPAFLVYENFRVIMGWNRSEAYALAVGRLADRINGAGELSRAPVPAPRLHRDQVKALQARLNADGFKAGSEDGLLGPGTRAALGRFQQQQGLPADGFPDEASLKALGILKEKAEAKPGGSPQPQQTPQE, encoded by the coding sequence ATGCCCCGCCCCTTCTTATTCACCGTGCCGGCTTTGCTGTTCGGTCTTATTGCCGGTGCCCATGCCTTGGAACAGGAAGATTTCCGGGCGTGCCTGGGCGAGCTGGAACAAAAAGCCATCGAGGACGGCATCGATCCGCAGCTGGTCCGTCAGCGGATCCCCGCTCTGACCCTGCAGACCAGAGTGGTCGAGCTGGACCGCAAACAACCGGAATTCACCAGCAGCTTCGCCGACTACTATGGGCGCCGGGTCACTACGCAGCGGATCAAACAAGGCCGGGAGTTACGCCGCCAACACGCCGATCTGCTGGCCAAGGTGGAAGCCGAGTACGGCGTCCCCGCCGCTTACCTGCTGTCGTTCTGGGGACTGGAAACCAACTATGGCGGTTTTTACGGCAACACGCCGGTACTCGACGCACTCGCCACGCTGGCCTGTGAAGGCCGCCGCGGCGCTTTCTTCACCGCCGAGTTGATGAACGCTCTGCGCATCGTCGAGGAAGGCGCCATTACCGTGCCACAAATGGAAGGCTCCTGGGCCGGCGCCATGGGCCATGTCCAATTCATGCCCTCCACCTTTCTCCGTTACGCCGTGGACGGCGACGGTGACGGTCGCCGGGATCTCTGGCACAGCCTGCCGGACGCACTCTCTTCCGCCGCCAATTTCCTCAACGCCCTGGGCTGGCGGACCGGCGAGCGCTGGGGCCGCGAAGTCTGGTTACCGGACCAGTTCGACTATGGCCTGGCCGGCCTCGACGAATCCTGGCCGCTGAGCTACTGGCGCGAACGCAATGTGCGTCTTCCCAACGGCCAGCCACTGCCGGATGCGCCGATGAACGCTTCGCTGTTGCTGCCTTCCGGCGCCCAGGGTCCCGCCTTTCTGGTGTACGAGAACTTCCGCGTGATCATGGGCTGGAATCGCTCCGAAGCCTACGCGCTGGCGGTGGGCCGTCTGGCGGACCGGATCAATGGCGCGGGCGAACTCAGCCGGGCGCCGGTTCCGGCGCCGCGTCTGCACCGGGACCAGGTCAAGGCGTTGCAAGCGCGCTTGAACGCCGACGGCTTCAAGGCCGGCTCCGAAGACGGGCTGCTCGGTCCGGGCACCCGCGCCGCGCTCGGCCGCTTCCAGCAACAACAGGGGCTGCCGGCCGACGGCTTCCCGGACGAAGCCAGTCTCAAGGCGCTGGGCATTCTCAAGGAAAAGGCGGAAGCCAAACCCGGCGGGTCGCCACAGCCGCAGCAAACACCGCAGGAATAG